Genomic window (Nicotiana sylvestris chromosome 7, ASM39365v2, whole genome shotgun sequence):
GTTCATTTCTCCGAATTCTATATGGTTGAAATGACTCATACATTTTACATCAACCTTTTTTCTTATGTTTGGGCCTGGCAGCGGATCATGCCGTTGCAGCCACCTTTACCACCACTTGCGCCTGGTGAGGCTtatccgtttctccctctagcttctaGGTGAATTCTCTggcgtgggaactaccgagggaccgatgctcatcataatctcccccttatcAGGGATGTGCTAGATATGCTGGTAGACGGACAGGTAAATATATACCTACACTTACTTGTTTTAAATTGAGTTGTGTTgtgcatactcacttttatgttattatttggtagttcatctggacgccatacaacgACGAGTTGCTAGCTCAGCTGCCCTTTCATTGCTTAGTCGATCGACTGCTTTGGAGCACCTCCGTCCCGATGATCTTCTTCGatatggttgagtatcatgccacagagcgtgtGCTTCGCCAGTTTCACCGTCCCCAGCCTATACCGAGGGAGCCTGGATGGGTGGCTATACACTATCAGCGGGTGACCGTGCCAGGCTGGacgatatatatatgggatggctAGAGCAGCAGGTCCATATTTGGGAGGAGCACCGAGCTGACCGTATTCCGCCAGCACCTACATTTACCCAGGAGGCCACTATTTATATGTATGCGTCATGGTACCGCCGTCACACCGGACTGATTATCGGGAACCCCGTTCATGTACTTGGCGAGCGCTAcagaccatacgccgggagacacgaggcactggtatgttttttggcttattaatattgtataattgtgatatagcgttatttaattaatattttaaatatttcacaagctattgggcatcatcacctctaccagttgggacaggagatgcaACAGCATACCGACATCCCTGCAGTCGTTGACTATGGCCGACGGGTGGCACAGTTGGCTCGTCGGACCCTGTTTTAGGCGAGAGATGCCGCGAGGTTGGACCACGAGGCTCAGTATGCGGCGCCAGAGGACTACCATCGGGGTAGAGgtgtcccacgaggcaggggtaaGGCACGCGGGAGGGGTGTCCCACGAGGTAGGGGTGTCCCACGGGGTCGCGGGGgacggcgaggaggtggtccccagcaagggggcgttgaggcacctaTCGACCCACCTGTTGAGGGACATGATGAGGACTTTGGAGTTGAGGCGCTTGGAGATGATCAGTCGAGTTATATACCTCGGGAAGatgagccttccagcagcatgccTTCGTACAACCTTCAGCTAtctctgccagcatcgcaggtcaccatgtcaggagcattgtcgatcacgggtacattcgacGGGGATGTATACCAGTACTTTGCACACCCATCTACCGCAGCTGAGGATCGGCCCACCCGGGACGTGGATGGCGGGCGCAGGTTGAGATATGCCTCATCCCCGGCGGTTGATGCGGATCTACCACATgcgcaggtatgtttgtattactttaaaatttcaatttgttttcttttccttaatgagatgccattaattaatttttaactttcttatgAAGGCTTCGTCCCAGCCCATCTTTGAGGCCACTACATGCTTTGATGAGGACACCACAGATGCATATATTCAGGAGGCCGACGAGACCACGgtggaaaaatattttttgacttaacacgtacaatacAAATATACTTTGTCACATGCTAAGTTTAGTACTTGTTTTGTAAGTTCCTAACGACCCGACGGCCTATTCTTCCGATCCTGCTAGCTGTGGTGTCGATACTGCtgcacatcctcacataaagaggcagcttgatgatgatgatctaGATAGTGTACCCGAGCGACAGGGGATGCGACTCAGGCCAGCAGCAGCACTGAGTACTATACCATAAAACACAATACTATACCACACTTTATGTATTAAATATTTCTGCAATAAACcagcttttttcacatggttttcatctttttcagaacgacaagacaactccataaaacacagtactataccacgctttatgtattAATTTTTTTTCACATAGTTTTCAGCTTTTCAGaatgacaagacaactccataaaacacagcactataccacgctttatgtattttgtctcgcctataaataacggcatcattgtagttattttgtgtgctcaaaaattagtaaaaacaaatatttcattaaaagtaaggttttttttactaaaagcaaatattccattaaatggctcaacctcttcgtccaccaaagtgcaactgtggaaaagaatgctcgatgcaaaattgttgggacggtggtgaagttggacgccgctactggtgcTGTATGAACTAGTTATACAAGGTTCCcagcgaacctatttgtgattttgaggaatgggttgacgaaccatgttatcaggaatgctacagagaacaactgcagtttcttcataatatgtgttctgcaatttcttcataatatgtgtttatgccaacgggaaacacaaagagaaagcgatagaattattgtagaaatgagggcgaaactgaaagaggtgggagaagaaaaatggaaagcacaatggaattgtgaagcacaaaaggaacaaaaagaaaaatataaacgggaacttgcggagatgaaggcgaaactgaaagaggtagaagaagaaaaagaacgaatggaagaacgatttaagtggttggagcggagaataaatggcaaccgggactaaacattggcatgtatgtgtttagtgtatttttcatatttcatgtatttttattatgttggcctgttatgtttgtgtttgtgttgtagtaatgttATATTTACATTTTCCTACAATTAAACAGCTTTTTCTTCACTCATTCCaaattgtggaacataattttatatgatatatattgcaacatatACAAGTACGAACACgtattacaaaaaacaataccaaaataaaagactagaggtatccttgatagttgggtacattcaaCGAACCTGCACCAGGAGCCGGATTACCACTGCCacgcacaccacctgaaggacatttacgacggtcctGTCCTATTtacgagcatatgccacatttacgcgcataaacggtgtcaccaacatccatttggttttgTATAcacgttctcttttgcacttgcagcttgcgcaaatagtccttgttacataccatcttaaaaggttcTGGCGGctaataatgctcagcacctaatggttgcaacttcccactatacgtgtctacgtatgcagcaacactgtattgcctatcaatatagtttgttgccccatatccaacttgttgaaagcacttcaacgcATGTGCGCACGGCATGTgatagatggtccatttcccacattaacataaccttctattttcattcactgtctgtagattattcccacggTATCCGCGGATAtctcttaacttcaaaaacaccccgttcatgatcgtactgaagaaatgaatgccactgtgctcgcctcctggacctttcaaatcttctcatgggtattggcataaattgaatacccctgtccatcaatgctgatgcagctgcatgcctttcaacaaacctctccgcactctgtttgaatgtcatgcggaccaAGGTAGTGACAGGCAGTCTACGGGCAGACTTCAATAAGCTGTTGAATGACTCCAACATATTTGTAGtgagggctccccatcgtcttccgccatcagcatgcaatgtccccatgtgaagctcatgccccatcaaccaagtataggctcgtggttctaactgccggatcgcttccatgcgcctcatgaatttgcactgctggtgctcagttgcagccatccacattaagtcatgcaatgccttgtcaggatatttattctgaaaattggccttcaggtgacgcacactgtaacagtggtatgcatatggttcctgccattcaggcaagtgacgtacagaacttaaaataccaccatgccgataagatattagacaaatacctgaacgctgtttgacaacgtgctgcttcatgtggttcaaaaaaagcgtccatgtctcttcactttcgttggcacatatggcaaaagctagtggaaatatttgcccgttggcatctactgcaactgcaatcaaaagcttaatatcatactttccatagacatgagtaccgtctatggaaataacaggacgacaatgcacaaaaccatcaattgctggtttaaatgaccagaacacatagttgaaaatatattcgggtctgtcTGGACTCCGTTCACGCCTCCATTtaacaacagtcccggggttaaagtgttgcagtgcggccacgtacctgggcagatttgaaaaagacttatcccagtcgccataaataagttcaaagacacgtttgcgaccgagatatgcctttcttttggttatagtacaaccatactcctagtggacggctgtaatacactctttaatattgaacctaatggacacttccaaatatggaatcaatacaagagaaatcaagtccacatccaagttgaagtgattctcattgtatgtgtccatttaacatctgtgctcgctaataaatttacccactttccacaaacctgatttcttcttggtggCATGCAACATctagtgacaacccataaagtctatacggcatacaaccttgtatttctccgtagttgactcacttaccgtcatctcacggcactctcttatactgtagatttttacaggCCTAATTAAGCGAGCTTTATcagggaaatacatgccctttgtcagaacagctggtctagactcatcccacatcgctgaccgaaattcatcatcatcccttgtgagggcatccacgttctacatgcttggcaaattatcaaggtagggaatattccgctcatgaaatggcacgtgggactcgtacactcttggtctagcgggaggtggaggaacatgctccctcttcagctcaggttcaacattcacttcctcatcatcatcaccctcatcatggaagggtgtgtcatccctAGACTCATCcacattgttgtcataatcactatcatcttcctgactctgcgcatctgccaaatcacgagtaaatacgtcgtctatgggcaactgtgtgaggtcagaAGCTTCAAGaatctcgttttcactgcacaaaaataacaaaatgataatatacccaactagataaatactttagatatagctatatcactttacttacaagtcgtactgtttTGACATTTCctgatggatattttcttgttggtgatgactcccggatggaccaccgtggtccaatactccagaaatacgcatattccaactaggggcggggtcataacttgtaaaattcgtaTCCGGACGGTACctcctatgaaaaatatgagtgttaatacaaatccaattaaaacataaaataaacatcgctaaagcgtagtaaaattgaagtttaccagtcgtcttgttgattatataaagtcaaaaaattattttgtggctgctcattcgccggtggtgacaagtttaaatcaaggcaagctctttcatcagcaatctgtctggcaaaaactgctccagaataaccacccgatgactgggggttatccctactatgcacgccctcattattgggaacgtcttccaccttgacgtacatttccaataattttattacaataaattccctgtattcatccgaaatccgcaaaaaatctctaagagtttcatcatcctcgatgttaaactcagaataataagcaaacccctgcggagtcactgaatacggaaatctaccggttattttaaggttaaccgaacgcctcctctcattcatttttttacgtaacaacgataccaatttatcgtactccatagtaagcggcaatttaacatgacattgtggaggtgagctatacctcacagaattattctccaacacaacctcacccccaatatagtgaaacccttatttttgtcacttcagacattgtaaaaaaatgattgataagaagaagagagaagtatgaacgtaagtttgaagtaaagtattgaatgaatttttcataaaattgaaatgcctttaaataaggcaagtccgacgTTGGGGTGTAGAATTTTTCTATGTAAAACGTAGTACAATATTAcattttatgtattgaattattgttatgtcagttcattATTGGTGGTGCCAAAAACcagagtaaaacgcagtataataataCGTTTCAgggtaaaacgcagtattatactgcgttttacaaatTTTCTTAGTAAAACACGgtatagtactgcgaattacatttttttaaagtaaaacgcagtactatactgcattttactttaacggctaaatttccgttaaagtaatttgcagtatagtactgcgttttacttttttaaattttttttttaagtagtaaaaaagtattttttatcaaaaatttAAATCATCAAAAAAGTTTCGgattcaaaatatttttgagaaataTAATCATGAAGGGGCAAACAAAATCATGTTAATGTGGTGAAGATATTTTATTTCGAAAATAGCAAAGGTCGTTATCATTAAGTAACAACCTCACAAAGTGCTGATCAAAGAACTCTTCATCATTGAAAGGTGAAGGAGAGAAGACGAAAAATTAAAGATGAAAAGACTAGAGATACAACTACTCAATGACACCAAAACAGTGATAAAGCTAATTTTGCACCAGCCAACATCTCCATAAAATCAAAATCCATGGTGTATATATTTTAAAATGACAGTACTCAGTATATTGTGACTTGTGAAAACTGAAATTAGCAAACTTATATAAAAGTTTATCATAAAAAGACGTTACCAAAacttattaattaatttattgaTTTCTAGGAGGTTTAGGAATCTTCAGTTAATTTTCGCAAGATAACGGCTACTAGAAGGTGGAATAATCAATTTCCCTCCATCATATACGTTATATGTGCGTGCGTTATACATATGTTTAGGTAAAAATTGTTTCGGGTCTTGAGACGTTTGGACACTCCGAATGGAGTATAGATGGCTAACAATTTTTGTGAAACTAATACTTGGATTAGTCCCTCGGGGATATTTAATAAAATTGGAATAATACAGAAAAGATTAATATATCAGCGTAAGAATAACACGTATAAATCGAAAAATAATCTAAAATTTTAGGGGCGAAAAAAGTACTTCGATTAGTGTAGCATTCATCTCATACATGCTTAACTTCTTGGCTTGTTCGCTTTATATATGCTATAAGAATGCTCCTGCAAGCTTTGTGCCTTGGATCGTCAATTATACATGCTTcaaaataatttatttaaaaaaatctggggttattttgtttaatttctttttttggaCCTTCCGCTTCTACATGTCTCTGATTTTTTAAACATTTATCTTCTAGGAATATAATTCTTATTTATAAGACATGGAATTATATGTAAAGTAATATTTATTGGATTTTTTATATAGTTATACTTGGTGATAGACTTAATTACGACTTTTATATAGGTTTTTCCTTAATTACATATCATGTCATATCATATTTGTatttacaatttatatacaaattTATAATAGCAAAGAGTACCTTAATTATAGGCAATTAAATGGGTAACCCACGCACCGAACAGCtaaactcccccccccccaacccactTTATGACCTAACTTCCTTTCCAAAATCTCGTTTCTCTCTCAAAAATCTTGAAATTTTCTATTACTAAGTTTTGAATCTTCATCTCTCACGCAATAATAGAATCATTTTAAATATTTCAATGAATTACCATATTGATGAgcttatgaaaatgcaataaCACAAATACACATTAATTAATTGAAGATGCTGGCATGGTTGAAAAGTTTTTAGCAATTATCTATTTTTTgttcaataataataaaaagaacaaTGATAAAGCTGTAAACTttattgacaaccattaaaaatgTTCGAAGTTTTGAATTCGATATTCGGGTTTTAcgaatttatttgtttttttgtttggattggatgttatTGCAAACCATTGAAAATAtcctttggagtttatatctcaattttgaaaaCTTTGAACACAAAAATTAACCGGGCAAATTACttcaaaatatagtatatacacaaaaaaaatctttcttaTCTATTCCTAGGACAAGAAATCGTTAAAAATCAAGATTCTTTCCTTTAAAAGAGTCCAACTAAAACTGGGCCCTCCACTTTGAAATACCAAAAAGCCCAATATTGCGAAACCACTTGAAGGAGAAGTGGGCCACGCTGACTGTATCAACAATTAAGGCCCTTCAAATCCTATCCCTCTCGAgtttaataaaaaaacaaaacaataaTCCTATCCCTCTCCACGTGTCGACTTAGATAtgcttttttttttgtcaaaaaagtattattaaaaaaatttaaaatgttCGGCCAAAatgaaaaagtacttttgagtagCAACAGAAATAGTTTTTATGCTTTTTGAGAGAAGCTTCAAATTCTAGCTTCTTCCAAAAAGCAGaagcaaaaaaaataatttattcaagacaaaaataatatttatttttcaaaatcatCCTCATTAATCtaacattttatttttatttattcacctttttattttaatcatatatTTATTCTCTTTCTCCTATTCTTAAGAGAAGATTTTAAATTTATATTAAATGATATATTTTGACATATTTAAATTATCatttaaataattaataataccAAATACTTAATGTTATTGCTTTGGAATAACTATgttttatattaattaaaaatttaAGTTATAATTTTGCTTtacattttatattttaattaaattcTTTTATAATAAatgtttaaatttatttttctgCTCAAAATAATACTAATCGCAAATTGAACTATTATTGTCCTTTTTCATAATTTGATACTTAAAAGTGCTTTTTTAAAAGATTGGCCAAACATATAACCCGGCCCGGCCCGGCCCCTTGTACCCGTAACTTTTACGGTTCATTTTTTACGAACCGAACCGATAAGCCCAATAACCCCTAACCCATAACTGGTCCGATTTCAAACCCGTACTGTTCAAAATTTTCCCAACCCAGCCCAACCCGGCTTTAGGATAAACTTACATAAAACTTTATCTAGTAATTTTTAACATTGATTTTTTTCAAAGGACATTTGGAGTAGAACTATGAAAAAGGACAATTATTATTATATCATTAACAATATCAAAATTGAGATAAACAATGCAAATTTAGTAATTCCATATTATATTCGGACATTAAAAGGAAATAGAAGAAACGGTGGAGCGGGATTTCTGTGTCCACGTACTCCTCCCAGATTTTTTCTCATCACTCACTACTTGTCACTGCTTTAAATACTCTCTTCCCCTTCACTTCTTCACTCAAAACAATCTTTCATTCTTCTAATTCTCAAAAAAAACTCCTCTCTCAAGATCTCAAGCTTTGTCTATGGCAACCATGGCATCAACCTTGGCCTCCTCTGTTGTTACCAAGACCAATTTCTTGGACACCCACAAATCATCCTTCTCTGGTGTCCCTCTTTTTTCACAAGCTAGACTAAAACCTGTTAAATCCGCCCAGCAAAACATGACCATTTCCATGTCTGCTGATTCCTCTCCTCCACCTTATGATCTTAACGCTTTCAGTTTTAACCCAATTAAGGAATCCATCGTTTCTCGCGAGATGACACGTAGGTACATGACTGACATGATCACCTATGCTGACACTGATGTTGTCATCGTTGGCGCTGGCTCTGCTGGTCTCTCTTGTGCTTATGAGATCAGCAAGAACCCTAACGTTCAGgtatcctttttcttttcatttgtgtCTATTTATTTTTTTCCAAATTTAAGATGAGATAAATCTAGGCCTGCTGCAGAATGCTCTAATATATGTGTCTGGCAGTATTGTGATAGAAAAAGACAAAAGTCACGAAAGATCAAATATTGGCTTGTGTTTATTTTGTCTAAGTTTAAAATATTTTATGGTAAGGAAATACTAACAGAAGTGACATACGGTTCAAATCAGCGGGAAAATGGGGTATCATAGCCCTTTACGTTAAGAAAGTATCTTTTTTAGACCTCGTACTGAAATAGAAAGATAAGGTCATAAAATTgaaaaacaaatttgtaaagACTCACAAAACCATTTAGCCCCAGATTAGCTTTCCCTATAATTTTTCATTTAAATACTCAGGCTTTTGTTGTGTAGAAGAACTGGCACCTGTGACGTGTGCCTAATGGATATTTTCAATTAAATTCTAATAGCGGAAAGATGGAAATCTTGGAATTTATTTTCCGGCTTCGCTTGTATTTCTACTAAATTGAAAAGTATAAAAGAAAATTCATATAAGACTTGGTAGCTGAGAGGAAAAAAAAACACGGGCTTCTTATTAAAGGTACTTGAAGGTTTACTCGTACCTACAAATCATGTGACACCTTTTTCCTTAGGCCTCGTGCAACTTGAGCGAGAAAAAATCACATGTTTATTAGCGAAAGTTGTTTATATATATCTGCACCGCTAAGACTGAGTGGCTCGATGGCAAGCATGTTGTGTTCGGTCAAGTTGTTGAAGGCTATGATGTGATTAAGAAGGCTGAGGCTGTTGGATCTGGATCTGGCAGGTGCTCCAAGCCTGTTGTGATTGCTGACTGTGGTCAACTCTGCTAGATGTGAGGACGTTGATGATGATCTAGTTTATCTATATTTAAGTCGCCGTTTTTGGCTTTGTTTTTAATTTTAATCTATCAGTTACTGCTTGCTTACTGTGGGTCTAGTTCTAGGGTTGTGCTGTAATTGGTATTGGTTCTGCTTCTACCAGTTTATGTTTAATCTTAAGACTATGGTTTAAATAAGATAATACTCTTTCtctgctaaaaaaaaaaaaagttgtttatATACTTGTGAACCAGTGAAACTGCTTTTGAGATAATCTTATCCTCAATTTATGATCTAGAGTTAAGTAAGTTCAAAATTGGTTTGCATACATAGGTAGAACAATAATTACAATCTTATGGGTTTTGGATTTTAGTACACGACTTCACATGTTAGCGACTAGAttctaaatttaatatttgtacatatatttgatgaattttaaaCTTCAAATACACTTTTTGAACAAAAGCTATTGGGTTCAGCCGAACCTGTCGTTTGGCTTGAAACTCCACCCCggttatcatatatatatataaatagcaATGAATTTAATTGAGCACACCTAATTTATCCTAGATCTGCCTCTGGCTGGTACACGCATTCATGATCACAGGGAAGTCATTCAATGTTCTAACTGCTAAGATTGTTCTTGATTAGATTATAGTTGCTGATTACAATACCTATTTTCTCCAATTTGTACTTGTTATAAGTTGTTTATGTGAATTTACTTGGTTTGTGTAGGTGGCCATACTTGAGCAATCAGTGAGCCCTGGTGGAGGTGCCTGGCTAGGTGGACAACTCTTCTCAGCCATGGTTGTGAGGAAGCCGGCACATCTTTTCCTGAACGAGCTAGGCATAGACTATGACGAGCAAGACAACTACGTGGTCATCAAGCATGCTGCCTTGTTCACCTCAACCATCATGAGCAAGCTTTTGGCCAGGCCAAACGTGAAGCTCTTCAATGCTGTTGCAACAGAGGACCTTATTGTGAAGAACGGAAGAGTTGGTGGTGTTGTCACTAACTGGTCTTTGGTTTCTCAGAACCACGACACACAATCTTGCATGGACCCCAATGTTATGGAGGCTAAGATTGTGGTCAGCTCCTGTGGCCACGACGGTCCCATGGGTGCCACTGGTGTTAAGAGGCTTAAGAGCATTGGCATGATCAACCATGTTCCTGGGATGAAAGCTTTGGACATGAACGCTGCTGAGGATGCTATTGTTAGACTTACCAGAGAGGTTGTACCCGGAATGATCGTCACAGGGATGGAAGTCGCTGAAATTGACGGAGCACCAAGAATGGTTAGTAAACTTGTCATGACTCACTCCTATATAAATTACTTGCGCACCATTAGATTTCTACCTGCATATGAGTGTGAGATGTAGAGAATGCTTAGTCTAAATTATTCCAAATTTGCCTTAATAAAGTAGAATGATCATGCATATGATTTATATAACCGATCCCAAATATATCAGAACTTAACAGTGAAATGGAAGAGTAACTAATTGGAGGTGTTTATGTTGTTCAGGGACCAACTTTTGGAGCTATGATGATATCAGGGCAGAAGGCAGCCCACCTTGCGCTAAGGGCATTGGGATTGCCTAATGCACTCGACGGGACAGCAGAGTCAAGCATTCATCCGGAGCTTATCTTGGCTGCAGCTGATGATGCTGAGACAGCAGATGCTTAAAATCTTGAATGTATAATATTTCTctaaaaaaatgattagttttTCCTAGGTGAGCGCGGTTTGTGGTTGCGAGAAATTGGCAAGGGGGATGAATAAAAGTCTGCAGGATGAATGTCACTGTGTACCTTTGGATGTTTCATGTCTATTCTTCTTTCCTTTTGATTTACTTCGACTTCAAAACTTTGATGTGTAAAAGTTGTAGATTGTAGATTTCGTTAAATAATCCTATGGGCTTTTTGGCGTCGTTTTGGTACCTCCTAAGTTATGGCCCGTGGGTGAAGCCATTTGACAGCGAAAAATTTATAAATGGCCAGTTTTACGGGTCAATCAAATTTAGCCACATAATTAAAGGTCAACGATATTTAGCCGCTAAGTTAGAATGGTAACAATTTATTGACTAAAATACCCTTACTTTGTTTATATAATTTACGCGACTTGACCTCATATTCTTCTTTAGCACAATCTTGCGGCGTCAATCTACAAATCAAAGTAAGATCTCTCAATTATTTTTCTGATTATTTGAATTTCTTCTACGATCACAGTTTTAATTGTGATACTCTACGATTCTTCTCTTTgtaattcaaataaaaaaattcaaagtATCAGTAAAATAATTGAGGGAAGTAAGTTTTAAATTCTTCTTCTGATTTTTCGAATTTTCTGGTTTGATCTTAATGCTTTAATATGTGTTAATGTCGAATTTTCTCAATACGTTAATCTATGCTTAATTGTATTATATATCTTCTTTTCTGTAATTTAGATCATAACTAATAAAATCTACATTGTTCAAAAccacaaaaaataatataaaatcgTGCAGAACATAACGCCAGTATAATTTGGTGGACCTTTCTAAATTATATCTAAAGCTGAGATACTTCCAGCTTATTATACTGGAAGTATCTCAAAAAATGATTTTACAGTGCTTGATTCCAAAAATGAACAAAACACAAGTATAATACGTCAGAGCTTTTTATATTGATATGCAAAACTCATAAAACTCCAATGTAGTATACTGGAAGTATCTTTCATTCAAACTACTATAAAAAATTACTAAAAAAAATGATATAACAAAAAACATAAGTATAAAATACTGTacttttttataatttaatatgtaaaactcagaaatttttagtAGATTATATTGGAAATATATGTAATTCAAACCAGTAGATTATATTGTGAATAAAATGCTAAACTTTTATATCGTGCAAAATATAAATCGTGCAGAACATAATATAAAATCGTGCAAAACATAACGCTAGTATAATTTGCTGGACCTTTCTAAATTAATATCTAAAGCTGAGAAACTTCCACCTTATTATACTGGAAGTATCTCATAAAATGGTTTTACAGTGGTTGAttccaaaaatgaagaaaacagaAGTATAATACGCTGGAGCCTTTTGTATTAATATGTAAACTCCAATGTATTATAGAGGAAGTATATCTTTGGTACAAAAGATAACGCCAATATAAAAAACTCAAATTCTTGC
Coding sequences:
- the LOC104224143 gene encoding thiamine thiazole synthase, chloroplastic, which translates into the protein MATMASTLASSVVTKTNFLDTHKSSFSGVPLFSQARLKPVKSAQQNMTISMSADSSPPPYDLNAFSFNPIKESIVSREMTRRYMTDMITYADTDVVIVGAGSAGLSCAYEISKNPNVQVAILEQSVSPGGGAWLGGQLFSAMVVRKPAHLFLNELGIDYDEQDNYVVIKHAALFTSTIMSKLLARPNVKLFNAVATEDLIVKNGRVGGVVTNWSLVSQNHDTQSCMDPNVMEAKIVVSSCGHDGPMGATGVKRLKSIGMINHVPGMKALDMNAAEDAIVRLTREVVPGMIVTGMEVAEIDGAPRMGPTFGAMMISGQKAAHLALRALGLPNALDGTAESSIHPELILAAADDAETADA